A portion of the Candida dubliniensis CD36 chromosome R, complete sequence genome contains these proteins:
- a CDS encoding glucose transporter of the major facilitator superfamily, putative (Similar to S. cerevisiae RGT2;~spliced gene), with translation MSTGDLEDLDIQKLIVEKRLEQSGGSGLATMKRNKRALGTCLFVSLGGILYGYNQGMFGQVSSMHSFGETVGIGKIQDNPTLQGLLTSILELGAWVGVLMNGYLADAFGRRASVVIGCILFNIGVIVQAVARDANYGYILGGRFVIGLGVGVLSMIVPLYNSEISRAEIRGANTAIYQLSITFGIMISYWITYGTNFIGGTGENQSQASWLVPMCIQAVPAIILAVFIYSFPESPRWLINVGQEDKALEVLAWLRETEQEDFSLQIEFLEMKAQKIFEQTLETEAYPHLQDGTKISKLKINLNQYKSMVTHLPTFRRVSVACLTMVFQQWTGANFILYYAPFIFASLGLSGNTTSLLASGVVGIVMFVCTIPAVLWVDKVGRKPLLISGALVMGLCHFIVAGILGGYSDNIGSHKAAGWVAVVFIWVFAGAFGYSWGPCSWVIVAEVFPLGMRAKGVSLGSSFNWLMNFSVAISTPKFVANAKYGAYIFLGLMCVIGSLYVYFMVPETKNKTLDELDEVFGDFTGTSKKESELREKILKQVGLVELLVGSDKELDSFGSKPEVEYKEKETHSE, from the exons ATGCTGACGGGAGACTTGGAAGACTTAGATATTCAAAAGCTTATAGTTGAAAAACGACTTGAGCAATCAGGTGGTTCTGGTCTTGCCACCATGAAGCGTAACAAGAGAGCACTTGGCACATGTTTATTTGTATCATTAGGTGGGATTTTGTATGGTTATAATCAAGGTATGTTTGGACAAGTATCAAGTATGCATTCTTTTGGTGAAACTGTAGGTATTGGTAAAATTCAAGATAATCCAACATTACAAGGTTTATTGACGTCAATCTTGGAATTAGGTGCTTGGGTTGGGGTATTGATGAATGGTTACTTGGCCGATGCATTCGGTCGACGTGCTTCTGTTGTTATAGGatgtattttatttaatattggTGTCATTGTTCAGGCGGTTGCTCGTGATGCCAATTATGGTTATATTTTGGGTGGTCGTTTTGTTATTGGTCTTGGAGTCGGGGTGCTTTCCATGATTGTACCATTATACAATTCTGAAATTTCACGAGCAGAAATTAGAGGAGCAAACACTGcaatttatcaactttCAATTACTTTTGGAATTATGATTTCATACTGGATCACTTATGGAACTAATTTCATTGGTGGGACAGGTGAGAATCAAAGTCAAGCTTCTTGGTTGGTCCCAATGTGTATTCAAGCAGTCCCAGCAATAATATTGGCAGTGTTTATCTATTCGTTTCCGGAATCACCTAGATGGTTAATCAATGTTGGCCAGGAAGATAAGGCATTGGAAGTTCTTGCTTGGTTGCGAGAAACAGAACAAGAAGATTTTAGTTTGcaaattgaatttctaGAAATGAAAGCacaaaaaatatttgagCAAACACTTGAAACAGAAGCTTATCCACATTTGCAAGACGGAACAAAAATTTCCAAActtaaaatcaatttgaaccaatataaatcaatggTGACACATTTACCAACATTTAGGCGAGTGTCAGTGGCTTGTTTGACTATGGTGTTTCAACAATGGACGGGTGC A aatttcattttataTTATGCGCCATTTATATTTGCTTCATTGGGTTTATCTGGAAATACAACTTCTTTACTTGCATCAGGAGTGGTGGGAATTGTTATGTTTGTATGCACTATTCCGGCTGTATTGTGGGTTGACAAAGTTGGACGGAAACCACTTTTGATTTCAGGTGCATTGGTTATGGGGCTCTGTCATTTCATAGTAGCAGGTATTTTGGGAGGCTATAGTGACAACATTGGCAGTCATAAAGCAGCAGGATGGGTGGCTGTTGTTTTCATTTGGGTTTTCGCTGGCGCCTTTGGTTATTCTTGG GGACCATGTTCATGGGTTATTGTGGCTGAAGTTTTCCCCTTGGGTATGAGAGCTAAAGGTGTATCACTTGGTTCAAGTTTCAATTGGTTAATGAATTTCTCGGTTGCAATTTCGACTCCTAAATTTGTCGCGAATGCTAAATACGGAGCCTATATTTTCCTTGGTTTGATGTGTGTTATTGGACTGTTGTATGTTTATTTCATGGTTCCAGAAACCAAGAATAAGACTTTAGATGAATTGGACGAAGTTTTCGGAGACTTCACAGGTACTTCTAAAAAAGAATCTGAACTTCGTGAAAAAATACTTAAACAAGTTGGATTAGTTGAATTGCTTGTTGGGTCAGATAAAGAGTTGGATTCTTTCGGTTCAAAACCTGAAGTTgaatataaagaaaaagaaacacaCAGTGAATGA